A genomic region of Hippoglossus hippoglossus isolate fHipHip1 chromosome 8, fHipHip1.pri, whole genome shotgun sequence contains the following coding sequences:
- the bptf gene encoding nucleosome-remodeling factor subunit BPTF isoform X6: MRGKRGRPPKALPTDEEPSPAATRGLRPRRNLKPRLRDSGDEESPTREPTKPSRKRRGGPGGTSARGRGRGRGGGGRGGRGGRGGKRTAAASKAVVYDDHESDEDEDDAVSLRSEEEEELVAAEPPSEEDEALKEESDCLEDDVLDEEEEVVEEEEVEDDASHCTESSFRSQSTHASTPGKKKLRAPRPRSPILEEKEIPPLELPETSEDLLVPNEELLNATSIYEVLRNFSTVLRLSPFRFEDFCAALVGQEQCTLIAETHNSLLKAILREEDSSNTTFGPADLKDSFNSTLYFIDGMTWPEVLRAYCESDREYQHVLPYQEVDEYPYGPTESKIKVLQFLVDQFLTTNIAREELMSDGSVLYDDHCRVCHRLGDLLCCETCTAVYHLECVKPPLEEVPEDEWQCEICVAHKVPGVTDCVAEAQKIRPYIRQEPIGYDRHQRKYWFLNRRIIVEEYGEHKTKKIWYYSTKAQLEELMESLDKEYWEVDLHATLEEMREEVQAHMDVTEDLTNKARGNNKAYLTAVNDVITEHLKVRLQAKRRAEEGKQETESGSVKAAEETTDFTSQLENSEHKVPESREDASSRAASVPPSAEESCRSDPNPGSASQDSAVPKTESTETKEETEPGHARSQESGEPPTAAKQERTDENLKVELNSDNSLTQTQDQPQQQSSQPDTSSGSNLPDLADRSSQSSFTSQDGAEDYHERVKSEGVRGAAQEVNNQTPRASKESSPVRSDVGSLRLSFLKRDLTVNLNSLFKLGQEGKYRVYHNQYSTNVLALNKHQHREDHDKRRHLSHKFSLTTAAEFKWNGSIYGSRSLTVSTLRLTIIQLETNVPGPFMHPNWAAHRNNWNKAVQMCSKAREFALALAILECAIKPVVMLPVWKDSLGHTRLHRMTSMEREDKEKGKKREKKLEDEETLQQATWVKYTIPIKHQVWKQKGEEYRVTGYGGWSWVSKTHVPRFVPKLPGNTNVNYRKDLEAAKLKEKGRKEKAASCTNNQKKLMETEKQDAADEDKEQTSLIASAQITSSEEDCKPQSSKEEETPSEKKEEGKEVEEKLEDEKMEVEPCPETAASSEEKDKAEDKGPSSSTVEPVKEEAVKSVEPPKEEERAASKPYYDVVNVSEGFQLRTAYKKKVKPSKLDGLLERRVKQFTLEEKQRLERVRQAALLSKVPATKTNLGLKTEGSTLDKQQPAVTPCVKAEEKEENLHVKDNVVKKLDFEQEAKTDSVDVKSEPTATNHSKETEVSAVQSDSGEALTHKEVNGGPLANSNNCISEAIENKEKTQKPEVTLAGENPKKRGFEEMEKSSGQGVAESMEVEQNKSSPVQVNGQAMVPAATAASARVQDDIKPVKSLMNGGLSQNDVSDSCHPPPLKVPKLENHVAEKGDALSRKEDVAVDSEETTPAKLLSSSTSCVKSISSDNCSGSEGLKTTTAESQSVPTTSSVTKPDGTPQAASGTVSSVTTTTQSSTSAPVAVVSQRSKHPVADTKTGTTGSAAASSMTISKEYSTKDRVSLLRFSKCKKARSGTALPSYRKFVTKSSKKSIFVLPNDDLKRLARRGAIREVPIFNYNAKPALDIWPYPSPRPTFGITWRYRLQTVRSLAGVSLMLRLLWACLRWDDMAVRAAANAGVTRKETSETDITTTEIIKRRDVGPYGIRSEYCIRKIICPLGTRDTPKETPTPQRKGLRSSALRPKKQQPAKLTGPIAVETWVPEEEMELWEIRAFAERLEKEKSQGSDPSKTGSSLRTAEDVKAHLENQLKQARLAAQQKRLEQQRPGTPVSTTTATTPSASTPASTGLRTGQVTPGTKMVLASKLGSAVSFQQDKNFHQSFASWVKQGQTNNSSSASCGSVATVASSITTSGQTFQIAGSPVTVAGQVLAAKLPLPANSKIVTLNMPTTQGGVVQQKVLGIFPSGPPANLRTYSTLHPTTGNINLRATTSGSAAQQQASTAAGQTQPCAAMSPSTPLSTSVGTAMVRGPAMTQQGQPQQMVPGSTPVPTAAAAQRAAAPAPSPHATATAPGQTPVAPTQTNRPQQGQVKLTMAQLMQLTQSAQGGNPGLTVVIQGQGQSQGQLQIIPQGVTVIPGPGQQLMQAAMPNGQVQRFLFTPMAPSSSPTTATPPVPQTPQTQMSTPAQARTTAHVQTTPSALAQTQMTAPLPTPTQMPGLAPSPASVPVPAPAQAAAQTLMQTQVPTAFPQSIPAQSQISAPALLQAAAQASTQVFSSTPGVLPTQPQVARSVPAPAYPVLGMTQKVFTSAPQVSPMVQTQVATFAPGLFPTQTQTSMTLPVPGQFAPQAQVQAHALNTSPGLTPTPVQMHMTAPSPAVAPVSVKAAQVAAATNSAQIQVSASLPSAVPVPTPALAPVSAPVLAVVSGQIAVPSPAKALTQIQVTAPVPLHAAMAGAVVTTVTATSTTPSVPALIEQRAAQPQVWIPAASQGQTPVQPAQQAAAPIQAPVPASAPFTPLPQASLTPQSQAQVQHPTVVSMQQVSQMPVSAVQVQMKGIPVSSVTTVRAPQPQLQPQTTTQLQPQPQAQIHAQIQVQPFGQVQQIPHIQAQAHLQPKAQAQIHPQVRVQFQPHAPQAQVQPLAQIQPQVQFQTQNQNFPQVQSQYHPQVQASFQTQAQTQPQIQPQPQIQSQPQVQSQPQVQSQAQNQLHHQVQVQFQQQGQIQPQAPQQTQPQFQIQSPQQLQVQAQPQVQAKLQVQFQPQTQNQVQTQPQLQVQSPIRHQLITVPGLQQPVQLLSALPPHVAAQIQAQIQAQAQQQGGTVPQQIKLQLPIQIQQAGGQIQAHQIQNMVTIQAPASVQEHLQRLQQQQQQPQQQQQQQQQPPPPKKKKHHEAKREQKEPNLQNLPTLSPGDGIQKQVVVKQNAAAEQLKQRKSLAAAEREENQRMIVCNQVMKFILDKIEKDEKQAAKKRKKEEVVEQKRFKQNATKLTALLYKHKEQLKAEILKKRALLDKELQLQVQEELRRDLARLQKEKEKARAAITQAAAATVKAASSHSSHPSHSTHSPHSSHTVTSPPSSHKRKREEERDKDRPRERDRHHDKDKKRDRDKDKDRDRCKDRDKDKDKDKEKDKDKDKDKDKDKDRDRDREREKNRERDRERDKDRDGDREKDGDSSSSKHKKKKKLSSTSKDHKKDNKLYCVCKTAYDESKFYIGCDLCSNWFHGACVGITEKEAKKLEDFVCNDCKQGQEGGSNEELYCICRTPYDESQFYIGCDRCQNWYHGRCVGILQSEATHIDVYVCPQCQSTEDAMTVLTPLTDKDNEGLKRILRSLQTHKMAWPFLEPVDPHDAPDYYRVIKEPMDFSTMETRLQRRHYHKLTEFVADVTKIFDNCRYYNPNDTPFFQCAEVLEAFFVQKLKGFKASRSHNNKLQSSSAS; encoded by the exons atgagagggaagagaggcAGGCCGCCCAAAGCCCTGCCGACCGACGAGGAGCCGTCCCCGGCCGCGACCCGGGGCTTGCGACCGCGGCGGAACCTGAAGCCCCGGCTGCGGGACAGCGGGGACGAGGAGAGCCCCACGCGGGAGCCCACCAAGCCGAGCCGAAAGAGGCGAGGGGGACCCGGCGGCACGTCGGCGCGGGGCAGGGGACGAGGCAGAGGCGGCGGcggcagaggaggcagagggggacGGGGAGGGAAGCGGACGGCGGCCGCCTCCAAAGCGGTGGTGTACGACGACCACGAGAgcgacgaggacgaggacgacgCTGTCAGCCTGAGgtcggaggaggaagaggagctggtgGCGGCGGAGCCCCCGTCCGAGGAGGACGAGGCCCTGAAAGAGGAGTCCGACTGCCTGGAAGATGATGTgctggacgaggaggaggaggtggtggaggaggaggaggtggaggatgatGCCAGCCACTGCACTGAGAGCAGCTTTCGGAGCCAGAGCACACACGCCAGCACCCCGG GGAAGAAAAAGCTTCGGGCTCCCCGTCCTCGCTCTCCCAtcctggaggagaaggagattcCTCCTCTGGAGCTTCCCGAGACCTCGGAGGATCTCCTGGTGCCGAACGAGGAGCTGCTCAACGCCACCTCCATCTACGAGGTGCTGCGGAACTTCAGCACGGTGCTGCGTCTCTCGCCCTTCCGCTTCGAGGACTTCTGCGCAGCTCTGGTCGGCCAGGAGCAGTGCACTTTAATAGCAGAGACCCACAATTCCCTCCTGAAGGCCATCCTGCGCGAGGAGGACTCCTCCAACACTACCTTCGGCCCTGCTGACCTCAAGGACAGTTTCAACTCCACTCTGTACTTTATTGACGGCATGACGTGGCCTGAGGTGTTGCGGGCGTACTGCGAGAGCGACCGGGAGTACCAGCATGTCCTCCCGTACCAGGAGGTGGACGAGTATCCCTACGGCCCTACGGAGAGTAAGATCAAGGTGCTACAGTTCTTGGTGGACCAGTTTCTCACCACCAACATCGCCCGCGAGGAGCTGATGTCCGACGGCAGCGTGCTGTACGACGACCACTGCCGCGTGTGTCACCGACTGGGCGACCTGCTGTGCTGCGAGACCTGCACGGCGGTCTACCACCTGGAGTGCGTGAAGCCGCCGCTGGAGGAGGTTCCAGAGGATGAGTGGCAGTGTGAGATCTGCGTGGCTCACAAGGTGCCCGGTGTCACGGACTGTGTAGCAGAGGCACAGAAGATCAGGCCCTACATCCGCCAGGAGCCCATCGGGTATGACCGGCACCAGAGGAAATACTGGTTCTTGAACAGAAGGATTATTGT CGAGGAGTACGGGGAGCACAAGACGAAAAAGATCTGGTACTACAGCACCAAGGCGCAGCTGGAGGAGCTCATGGAGAGCCTGGATAAGGAGTACTGGGAGGTGGACCTGCATGCCACgctggaggagatgagggaggaggtgcaggCTCACATGGACGTCACAGAGGACCTCACCAACAAAGCCCGTGGAAACAACAAAGCCTACCTCACCGCTGTCAACG ATGTGATCACGGAGCATTTGAAGGTCAGGCTGCAGGCGAAGAGACGAGCAGAGGAAGGAAAGCAGGAAACAGAATCGGGTTCCGttaaagcagcagaagaaactACTGACTTCACCTCGCAGCTCGAGAACAGCGAGCACAAAGTCCCCGAGTCCAGGGAAGATGCTAGTTCCCGAG CAGCCTCGGTTCCTCCttctgcagaggagagctgcAGGTCGGATCCTAACCCCGGCTCAGCCTCCCAGGACTCGGCTGTGCCTAAAACAGAATCCACCGAGACCAAGGAGGAAACTGAGCCCGGTCACGCCAGGAGCCAGGAGAGTGGAGAGCCGCCTACAGCGGCAAAGCAGGAGAGGACAG ATGAGAACTTGAAAGTGGAGTTAAACAGTGACAACTCGCTGACACAAACCCAAGATCAGCCTCAGCAGCAGTCGTCTCAGCCGGACACGAGTAGCGGCAGCAACCTGCCTGACCTGGCTGATCGCTCCTCGCAGTCGTCTTTCACCAGTCAGGATGGGGCAG AGGATTATCACGAAAGGGTCAAAAGTGAAGGAGTGAGAGGAGCAGCCCAGGAAGTGAATAACCAGACGCCCAGAGCCAGCAAAGAG TCATCCCCAGTTCGCTCCGACGTTGGCTCTTTGCGACTCAGCTTCTTGAAAAGGGACCTGACGGTGAATCTGAACAGCTTGTTCAAGCTGGGTCAGGAGGGTAAATACAGGGTCTACCACAACCAGTACAGCACCAACGTCCTGGCCCTCAACAAACATCAGCACCGCGAGGACCACGACAAGAGACGCCACCTGTCGCACAAGTTCAGCCTGACCACCGCGGCCGAGTTCAAGTGGAACGGCTCCATCTACGGTTCTCGGAGCCTGACTGTCTCCACCCTGCGTCTCACCATCATCCAGCTGGAGACCAACGTGCCCGGACCCTTCATGCATCCTAACTGGGCAGCGCACAG GAACAACTGGAACAAAGCAGTGCAGATGTGCAGCAAGGCCAGGGAATTTGCTCTGGCCTTGGCCATACTGGAGTGTGCCATCAAACCAGTGGTCATGCTGCCTGTATGGAAAGATTCTCTCGGACACACGAG GCTACATCGCATGACCTCCATGGAGCgggaagacaaagagaagggGAAGAAGCGAGAGAAGAAactggaggatgaggagacgCTGCAGCAGGCCACCTGGGTGAAGTACACCATCCCCATCAAACACCAG GTGTGGAAGCAGAAGGGGGAGGAGTACAGGGTGACTGGTTATGGTGGCTGGAGCTGGGTCAGTAAGACCCATGTGCCACGTTTTGTTCCCAAGTTACCAGGGAACACAAATGTAAACTACCGCAAAGACCTGGAGG CAGCTAAACTCAAAgagaagggaaggaaggaaaaggcAGCATCTTGCACAAACAACCAGAAGAAGTTGATGGAAACTGAGAAGCAGGATGCAGCGGATGAGGACAAGGAGCAAACGTCTCTCATTGCATCAGCTCAGATCACCTCATCAGAGGAGGACTGCAAACCTCAGAGCTCAAAAGAGGAAGAAACCCCCTctgagaagaaggaggaggggaaagaagtggaggagaagtTAGAAGATGAAAAAATGGAGGTTGAGCCCTGCCCAGAAACTGCTGCTTCAAGTGAAGAGAAAG ATAAAGCTGAAGACAAAGGCCCGTCCTCGTCGACTGTGGAGCCTGTGAAGGAAGAAGCAGTCAAGAGTGTAGAACCAcccaaggaggaggagagggctgCATCGAAGCCGTACTACGATGTTGTGAACGTCAGCGAGGGCTTCCAGCTGCGGACGGCGTACAAGAAGAAGGTAAAGCCGTCCAAACTGGACGGGCTTCTGGAGCGCCGGGTCAAACAGTTCACcctggaggagaaacagaggctGGAGCGGGTGAGGCAGGCGGCCCTGCTGTCCAAAGTACCAGCCACTAAGACTAATTTAGGGCTGAAGACCGAAGGATCCACGTTGGACAAACAGCAGCCTGCTGTGACCCCGTGtgtgaaagcagaggagaaggaggagaactTACACGTGAAGGACAACGTGGTTAAAAAGCTCGACTTTGAGCAGGAGGCGAAAACGGACAGCGTGGACGTCAAATCAGAACCGACGGCAACCAACCACAGCAAAGAGACAGAGGTGAGCGCTGTGCAGAGCGACAGTGGGGAGGCCTTAACCCATAAAGAGGTGAATGGAGGGCCCTTAGCAAACAGTAACAATTGTATATCAGAGGcaatagaaaataaagagaagacACAGAAGCCAGAGGTGACGCTAGCGGGAGAGAATCCTAAAAAACGTGGGTTcgaggagatggagaaaagcAGCGGACAGGGCGTCGCAGAGAGCATGGAGGTCGAGCAGAACAAGAGCAGTCCGGTGCAGGTGAATGGACAAGCTATGGTCCCTGCCGCTACTGCAGCCTCAGCCAGAGTCCAAGATGATATCAAGCCCGTGAAGTCTCTGATGAATGGAGGCCTCTCACAGAACGATGTGTCCGACTCGTGTCATCCACCTCCCCTGAAAGTCCCCAAATTGGAGAACCACGTGGCGGAGAAAGGAGACGCTCTGAGTAGGAAAGAGGATGTGGCGGTGGACAGTGAGGAAACCACACCAGCCAAGCTTTTATCCTCAAGCACCTCCTGTGTGAAAAGCATTAGCTCTGACAACTGCAGTGGTAGCGAAGGTTTGAAAACCACAACTGCAGAGTCTCAAAGTGTCCCAACCACCAGCAGCGTCACTAAGCCTGATGGGACGCCTCAAGCAGCGAGTGGCACAGTCTCCTccgtcaccaccaccacccagtCCAGCACCTCTGCACCTGTAGCAGTCGTCTCACAGAGGAGCAAACATCCAGTCGCTGACACCAAGACGGGCACGACGGGTTCAGCAGCAGCCAGCTCCATGACGATCAGTAAAGAGTACTCCACCAAAGACAGAGTCAGCCTCCTGAGGTTCTCCAAATGCAAGAAGGCTCGCTCGGGCACCGCGCTGCCGTCCTACCGCAAGTTTGTTACCAAGAGCAGCAAGAAGAGTATCTTCGTCCTGCCGAACGATGACCTGAAGAGGCTGGCGAGGAGAGGGGCCATCAGGGAGGTGCCCATCTTCAACTACAACGCCAAGCCAGCCCTGGATATTTGGCCCTACCCTTCACCTCGGCCCACGTTTGGGATCACATGGAG GTACCGTCTCCAGACTGTGAGGTCACTGGCAGGGGTCAGCCTGATGCTGAGGCTGCTGTGGGCCTGTCTGAGGTGGGACGACATGGCTGTTAGAGCGGCTGCCAATGCAGGGGTTACTCGGAAAG AAACCTCGGAGACGGATATCACCACGACGGAGATTATAAAACGAAGAGACGTGGGGCCGTATGGCATCCGCTCGGAATACTGCATCAGGAAGATCATCTGTCCCCTCGGGACAAGAGACACTCCCAAAG AGACCCCCACTCCACAGAGGAAAGGCCTGCGCTCGAGCGCCTTGAGGCCCAAGAAGCAGCAGCCAGCTAAGCTGACTGGGCCCATCGCTGTGGAGACGTGGGTTCCCgaagaggagatggagctgTGGGAGATCAGGGCCTTTGCAgagag GTTGGAGAAGGAGAAGTCACAGGGTTCAGATCCCTCCAAGACTGGCAGCAGCCTGAGGACGGCAGAGGATGTCAAGGCCCATCTGGAGAATCAGCTGAAACAGGCCAGACTGGCTGCCCAGCAG aaacgtctggagcagcagagacCGGGTACACCTGTTTCCACCACAACAGCCACCACCCCCTCAGCCAGCACGCCGGCATCCACGGGCCTGAGGACAGGCCAGGTCACACCTGGAACCAAGATGGTCCTCGCCTCCAAACTGGGCTCAGCAGTTTCCTTCCAGCAAGACAAGAATTTCCACCAGTCGTTTGCTTCCTGGGTCAAGCAGGGTCAgaccaacaacagcagctcag CCTCCTGTGGCTCGGTGGCCACCGTGGCTAGCAGCATCACCACCTCAGGGCAAACCTTCCAGATCGCTGGCAGCCCCGTGACTGTGGCTGGCCAGGTCCTCGCTGCCAAACTCCCGCTGCCCGCTAACAGCAAGATTGTCACGCTCAACATGCCCACTACTCAAGGAG GTGTAGTCCAACAGAAGGTTCTGGGCATTTTCCCCTCTGGGCCTCCTGCGAACCTGAGGACATACAGCACACTACATCCTACGACCGGCAACATCAACCTCAGAGCCACCACCTCTGGCTCAGCTGCTCAGCAACAG GCCAGTACAGCTGCAGGTCAAACCCAGCCTTGCGCTGCGATGAGCCCGTCAACCCCCCTGTCTACCTCTGTGGGCACCGCGATGGTCCGAGGTCCAGCGATGACTCAACAAG GCCAACCTCAGCAGATGGTGCCGGGTTCGACACCTGTGCCGACGGCAGCAGCCGCTCAGAGAGCAGCGGCTCCTGCACCATCACCTCATGCAACCGCCACAGCTCCTGGACAGACGCCTGTAGCTCCCACCCAGACCAACAGACCACAGCAGGGTCAAGTCAAACTAACTATGGCGCAGCTCATGCAGCTGACACAGAGCGCTCAG GGTGGAAACCCCGGTCTGACGGTGGTGATCCAGGGTCAGGGCCAGAGCCAGGGTCAGCTGCAAATCATCCCACAGGGTGTAACAGTCATTCCTGGCCCCGGTCAGCAGCTAATGCAGGCAGCCATGCCGAATGGTCAGGTCCAGCgcttcctcttcactcccaTGGCCCCATCCTCATCACCCACTACTGCCACCCCTCCTGTACCTCAGACCCCTCAAACCCAAATGTCGACTCCAGCTCAAGCCAGAACCACTGCACATGTCCAGACGACTCCCTCAGCCTTAGcccaaacacaaatgacagcCCCTCTACCTACCCCAACACAAATGCCAGGTTTGGCCCCCAGCCCAGCTTCAGTCCCTGTGCCTGCTCCGGCACAAGCTGCAGCCCAGACCTTGATGCAAACACAAGTTCCAACTGCTTTCCCACAATCCATCCCTGCTCAATCACAGATATCTGCGCCTGCCCTGCTACAAGCTGCAGCTCAGGCCTCCACACAGGTTTTCTCCTCCACACCAGGCGTTCTCCCCACACAACCACAAGTGGCAAGATCTGTGCCAGCCCCCGCTTACCCTGTCCTGGGTATGACTCAGAAAGTCTTCACCTCAGCCCCTCAAGTCTCACCCATGGTCCAAACCCAAGTCGCCACCTTTGCCCCAGGCTTGTTCCCCACACAAACCCAAACTTCCATGACGCTGCCTGTCCCTGGACAGTTTGCACCTCAGGCCCAGGTCCAGGCACATGCCCTCAACACCTCCCCGGGCTTGACCCCAACCCCTGTCCAGATGCACATGACTGCCCCTTCCCCTGCTGTCGCCCCCGTCTCAGTCAAGGCTGCCCAAGTTGCAGCCGCTACCAACTCTGCCCAAATACAAGTTTCTGcctctcttccctctgcagTCCCAGTCCCAACCCCCGCTCTTGCTCCGGTCTCTGCTCCTGTTTTAGCTGTTGTGTCCGGTCAGATTGCTGTCCCGTCCCCGGCTAAAGCTCTAACCCAAATTCAAGTCACAGCTCCAGTTCCCCTCCACGCTGCTATGGCCGGTGCTGTTGTCACAACGGTCACAGCCACCTCCACAACACCTTCAGTGCCAG CTCTGATAGAACAGAGGGCAGCTCAGCCCCAGGTTTGGATTCCAGCCGCATCTCAAGGTCAGACTCCTGTTCAGCCGGCTCAGCAGGCGGCAGCTCCCATTCAGGCACCTGTACCTGCCTCTGCACCTTTTACGCCCCTGCCACAAGCATCTCTTACTCCCCAGTCTCAAGCACAAGTCCAGCACCCTACAGTTGTGTCCATGCAGCAGGTTTCTCAAAtgccagtctcagctgtgcaGGTTCAAATGAAGGGAATACCAGTTTCTTCTGTTACTACAGTGAGAGCCCCCCAACCTCAGCTCCAGCCCCAGACCACTACCCAACTGCAACCCCAGCCTCAAGCCCAAATCCATGCACAGATTCAGGTCCAGCCCTTTGGCCAAGTCCAGCAAATACCACACATTCAGGCTCAAGCTCATCTCCAGCCCAAAGCACAAGCCCAAATCCACCCGCAAGTCCGAGTTCAGTTTCAGCCGCATGCACCCCAAGCCCAAGTACAGCCCCTCGCTCAAATCCAACCTCAGGTGCAGTTTCAGACCCAAAACCAGAACTTTCCCCAGGTCCAGTCCCAGTACCACCCCCAGGTACAAGCTTCATTTCAAACGCAGGCGCAAACCCAGCCCCAGATTCAACCTCAGCCCCAGATACAGTCCCAGCCCCAGGTACAGTCGCAGCCTCAGGTTCAGTCTCAGGCCCAAAACCAACTCCATCACCAGGTTCAGGTCCAATTCCAGCAACAAGGTCAGATCCAGCCTCAGGCCCCGCAGCAAACACAGCCCCAGTTTCAAATCCAGTCACCGCAGCAGCTGCAAGTCCAGGCCCAGCCCCAAGTTCAAGCTAAGCTCCAAGTCCAGTTCCAGCCTCAAACCCAGAATCAAGTTCAAACGCAGCCCCAACTTCAGGTTCAGTCTCCAATCAGGCATCAGCTCATCACTGTCCCCGGCCTGCAGCAGCCAGTCCAGCTGCTCTCAGCTCTGCCACCCCATGTTGCAGCTCAGATCCAAGCTCAGATCCAGGCACAGGCGCAGCAGCAGGGAGGCACGGTTCCACAGCAGATCAAACTGCAGCTGCCTATCCAGATCCAGCAGGCGGGGGGGCAGATTCAGGCCCACCAGATCCAGAACATGGTGACCATACAGGCACCAGCAAGCGTCCAGGAGCAtcttcagaggctgcagcaacaacag cagcagccgcagcagcagcaacagcaacaacaacagccaccaccaccaaagaagaagaaacaccaTGAGGCTAAAAGGGAACAGAAAGAGCCGAATCTGCAGAATCTGCCGACTCTTAGCCCCGGAGACGGAATCCAAAAACAG GTGGTAGTGAAGCAGaatgctgcagcagagcagctgaagcAGAGGAAGTCGCTCGCTGCGGCTGAGCGAGAGGAGAACCAGAG GATGATCGTGTGCAACCAGGTGATGAAGTTCATCCTCGACAAGATTGAGAAGGACGAGAAGCAGGCAGctaagaagagaaagaaggaggaggtggtggagcagAAGCGCTTCAAGCAGAACGCCACCAAGCTGACGGCGCTGCTGTACAAGCACAAAGAGCAGCTGAAGGCCGAGATCCTGAAGAAGAGGGCCCTGCTGGacaaggagctgcagctgcaagtACAG gaggagctgaggcgGGACCTAGCCAGGCTccagaaggagaaggagaaagccCGAGCGGCCATCACCcaagctgctgcagcaacagTCAAGGCGGCCTCTTCCCACTCCTCCCATCCTTCCCACTCGACACATTCCCCTCACAGCAGCCACACAGTGACCTCACCGCCCTCGTCCCATAAACgcaagagggaagaggagagagacaaagaccGACCCAGAGAAAGGGACAGGCACCACGACAAGGACAAGAAACGGGACAGGGACAAAGACAAGGACAGAGACCGGTGTAAAGACAGAGACAAGgacaaagataaagataaagaaaaggataaagacaaagacaaagataaagacaaagacaaagacagagaccGCGAtcgagagagggagaaaaacagagagcgGGACCGGGAGCGAGACAAGGACAGAGATGGGGACAGAGAAAAGGACGGAGATTCCAGCTCATctaaacacaagaagaagaagaagctctcTTCTACCTCAAAGGATCACAAGAAGGACAACAAACTGTACTGTGTCTGCAAGACGGCCTACGACGAGTCAAA GTTTTACATCGGGTGCGACCTGTGCTCCAACTGGTTTCACGGTGCGTGTGTCGGCATCACGGAGAAGGAGGCAAAGAAGTTGGAGGACTTCGTGTGTAACGACTGTAAACAAGGTCAGGAAGGAGGAAGCAACGAGGAGCTCTACTGCATCTGCCGGACGCCATACGACGAATCACA